A single window of Nasonia vitripennis strain AsymCx chromosome 4, Nvit_psr_1.1, whole genome shotgun sequence DNA harbors:
- the LOC100114610 gene encoding chymotrypsin-1, which translates to MTRFFGGVLLVLAVAAIASAVPRVRRLAGGSDAQTGQYPYMAAIKFDGKLVCGGAIISPIKILTAANCVDRCLRDKDPAFRDCKNFMTVYTGSGSLSKGGTVSRVKSVKVPENFVLGKFANDIGTITLESPIKFSANEKAVDLPTADFVENSVATSTGWGATAGAENKFSDLLKSLQETVISSSKCSPFFKDKPVPVDVNDFCGVAVPGTEKAGLCIGDSGDPLVQDGKLIGISTWGIGCAEGYPDVFTNVYRNLNFIKSEL; encoded by the exons ATGACTCGCTTTTTTGGAGGTGTACTGCTCGTCCTGGCTGTAGCGGCAATCGCCAGTG CTGTTCCACGAGTGAGACGCTTAGCTGGTGGAAGTGATGCCCAAACTGGACAATATCCCTACATGGCTGCGATCAAATTCGACGGCAAGTTAGTTTGCGGTGGTGCAATAATAAGCCCCATAAAAATTCTAACGGCAGCCAACTGCGTCGACAGATGTCTGCGTGACAAAGATCCGGCCTTTAGGGATTGCAAAAATTTCATGACCGTCTACACTGGCTCTGGCTCTCTCTCAAAGGGCGGAACCGTTTCGCGCGTCAAAAGCGTCAAGGTTCCGGAGAATTTCGTTTTGGGCAAATTCGCCAACGATATTGGAACGATCACT CTCGAGTCGCCGATCAAGTTTTCTGCCAATGAGAAGGCAGTCGATTTACCCACCGCAGATTTTGTCGAAAACAGTGTGGCCACTAGCACCGGATGGGGTGCGACGGCCGGAGCAGAAAACAAATTCAGCGACCTTCTGAAAAGTCTCCAGGAAACTGTGATTTCGTCCAGTAAATGCTCTCCATTTTTTAAGGATAAGCCCGTCCCTGTCGATGTTAATGACTTTTGCGGAGTTGCTGTCCCTGGTACTGAGAAGGCTGGACTCTGCATT GGCGACAGCGGAGATCCTCTGGTTCAAGACGGTAAACTCATTGGAATATCCACATGGGGCATCGGGTGCGCAGAGGGCTATCCAGACGTTTTCACAAACGTTTACAGAAATCTCAACTTTATTAAAAGCGAGCTTTAA